In the Mycolicibacterium thermoresistibile genome, one interval contains:
- the uvrC gene encoding excinuclease ABC subunit UvrC: protein MPDPSTYRPAPGSIPVEPGVYRFRDPHGRVLYVGKAKSLRSRLTSYFADVSSLPPRTRQMVMTASSVEWTVVSTEVEALQLEYNWIKEFDPRFNVRYRDDKSYPVLAVTLNEEFPRLMVYRGPRRKGVRYFGPYSHAWAIRETLDLLTRVFPARTCSPGVFKRHRQIDRPCLLGYIDKCSAPCIGRVSAEEHRRIVLDFCDFLAGKTDRLARDMEQQMNAAAEQLDFERAARLRDNISALKRALEKQAVVFGDGTDADVVAFADDELEAAVQVFHVRGGRVRGQRGWIVEKSGDPEHSGEQQLVEQFLTQFYGEQAELGGASDGGGDELVNPVPRQVLVPCLPDNADEIEALLSKLRGSKVVLRVPQRGDKKALADTVKRNAQDALAQHKLRRAGDFTARSAALQNIQEALGLSEAPLRIECIDVSHIQGTDVVASLVVFEDGLPRKSDYRRYAIREAAGDGRSDDVASIAEVTRRRFQRHLLDTQSVTEMAAEGRSRKFAYPPNLFVVDGGAPQVNAAQRVLDELGVTDVAVIGLAKRLEEVWVPGEPDPVILPRNSEGLYLLQRVRDEAHRFAVTYHRSKRSKRMTASALDSIRGLGEHRRKALVTHFGSVARLREATLEEITEVPGIGIATAKAVKEALDKQLRPAPVRPESGAQPVVMGDDQNRASG, encoded by the coding sequence GTGCCCGATCCATCGACGTACCGACCTGCACCCGGGTCCATCCCGGTCGAGCCGGGCGTCTACCGGTTCCGGGATCCCCACGGCCGCGTGCTGTACGTGGGAAAGGCCAAGAGCCTGCGCAGCCGGTTGACCTCGTACTTCGCCGACGTCAGCAGCCTGCCGCCGCGGACCCGGCAGATGGTGATGACCGCCTCCAGCGTGGAGTGGACGGTGGTCAGCACCGAGGTCGAGGCCCTGCAGCTCGAATACAACTGGATCAAGGAGTTCGACCCGCGGTTCAACGTCCGCTACCGCGACGACAAGTCCTATCCGGTGCTGGCGGTCACACTCAACGAGGAGTTCCCGCGGTTGATGGTCTACCGCGGGCCGCGGCGCAAGGGGGTCCGGTACTTCGGCCCGTACTCGCACGCCTGGGCGATCCGCGAAACGCTGGATCTGCTCACCCGGGTGTTCCCGGCGCGCACCTGCTCCCCCGGAGTGTTCAAGCGGCACAGGCAGATCGACCGGCCGTGTCTGCTCGGCTACATCGACAAGTGTTCGGCGCCGTGCATCGGGCGGGTCAGCGCCGAGGAGCATCGCAGGATCGTGCTCGATTTCTGCGACTTCCTGGCCGGCAAGACCGACCGGCTGGCGCGGGACATGGAGCAGCAGATGAACGCGGCGGCCGAGCAGCTCGACTTCGAGCGCGCGGCCCGGCTGCGGGACAACATCTCGGCGCTCAAACGCGCGTTGGAGAAGCAGGCCGTGGTGTTCGGCGACGGCACCGACGCCGATGTGGTGGCGTTCGCCGACGACGAGCTCGAGGCGGCCGTGCAGGTGTTCCACGTCCGGGGCGGCCGGGTGCGTGGGCAGCGCGGCTGGATCGTCGAGAAGTCCGGTGATCCGGAGCATTCCGGCGAACAACAGTTGGTCGAGCAGTTCCTCACCCAGTTCTACGGGGAACAGGCAGAACTCGGCGGCGCCAGCGACGGCGGCGGGGACGAGTTGGTGAACCCGGTGCCGCGGCAGGTGCTGGTGCCGTGTCTGCCGGACAACGCCGACGAGATCGAGGCGTTGCTGTCGAAGTTGCGCGGCTCCAAGGTGGTGTTGCGGGTGCCGCAGCGCGGTGACAAGAAGGCGCTCGCCGACACCGTCAAACGCAACGCACAGGATGCGTTGGCGCAGCACAAACTTCGGCGCGCCGGCGATTTCACAGCCAGATCCGCTGCGTTGCAGAACATTCAAGAGGCCCTCGGGCTGTCCGAAGCCCCGTTGCGCATCGAATGCATTGACGTGAGTCACATTCAGGGCACCGATGTGGTGGCCTCGCTGGTGGTGTTCGAGGACGGCCTGCCGCGCAAGTCCGACTACCGCCGCTACGCCATCCGGGAGGCGGCCGGTGACGGTCGGTCCGATGACGTCGCGTCGATCGCCGAGGTGACCCGGCGGAGGTTCCAGCGGCATCTGCTCGACACCCAGTCGGTCACCGAGATGGCCGCGGAGGGGCGGTCCCGCAAATTCGCCTATCCGCCAAACCTGTTCGTGGTCGACGGCGGTGCGCCTCAGGTCAACGCCGCGCAACGGGTGCTCGACGAACTGGGGGTCACCGATGTCGCGGTGATCGGACTGGCGAAGCGGTTGGAGGAGGTGTGGGTGCCCGGGGAACCGGATCCGGTCATCCTTCCCCGCAACAGCGAGGGGCTGTACCTGTTGCAGCGGGTGCGCGACGAGGCGCACCGGTTCGCCGTCACCTACCACCGCAGCAAACGATCCAAGCGGATGACCGCGTCCGCGCTGGACTCGATACGGGGGCTGGGGGAGCACCGCCGCAAGGCGTTGGTGACCCACTTCGGTTCGGTGGCCAGGCTGCGTGAGGCGACGCTGGAGGAGATCACCGAGGTGCCCGGAATCGGAATCGCCACCGCGAAAGCGGTCAAGGAGGCACTCGACAAGCAGCTGCGCCCGGCGCCGGTGCGGCCGGAATCCGGTGCACAGCCGGTCGTGATGGGCGATGATCAGAACAGGGCATCGGGATGA
- a CDS encoding PH domain-containing protein yields the protein MTKARWDIEVRPRMTPRFAYVAAAIMVAVNVVLAILLPVKPTGVIYRTADQVAFVLLGLVLGGAILLFTRPRLRVGPPGVAVRNLFGYRVLPWSEVIDVSLHPGARWARVDLPDDEYVPAMAIQLVDKEHAADAMERVRERVAYYKAQHQSKTRSAN from the coding sequence ATGACGAAGGCACGCTGGGACATCGAGGTCCGGCCCCGGATGACACCGCGGTTCGCCTACGTCGCGGCGGCGATCATGGTCGCGGTCAACGTCGTGCTGGCGATCCTGCTTCCGGTCAAGCCCACCGGGGTGATCTACCGGACCGCCGATCAGGTGGCGTTCGTGCTGCTCGGCCTCGTGCTCGGCGGGGCGATTCTGCTCTTCACCCGGCCGCGGCTGCGGGTCGGCCCGCCCGGCGTCGCGGTCCGGAACCTGTTCGGGTACCGGGTGCTGCCGTGGTCCGAGGTGATCGACGTGTCGTTGCATCCCGGGGCGCGGTGGGCGCGCGTCGATCTGCCCGACGACGAGTATGTGCCCGCGATGGCGATCCAGCTCGTCGACAAGGAGCACGCCGCGGATGCGATGGAGCGGGTGCGCGAGCGCGTCGCCTATTACAAGGCCCAGCATCAGTCGAAGACCCGGTCGGCGAACTGA
- the ribH gene encoding 6,7-dimethyl-8-ribityllumazine synthase, which yields MSKAGVPDLPQLDASGLKLAIVASTWHQKICDALLDGARKVAADAGITDPTVVRVLGAIEIPVVAQALAANHDAVIALGVVIRGETPHFDYVCDAVTQGLTRVSLDASTPVANGVLTTDTEAQALDRAGLPGSAEDKGGQAAAAALSTALTLRELRSQI from the coding sequence GTGAGCAAAGCCGGTGTCCCGGATCTGCCGCAGCTGGACGCCTCCGGACTGAAGCTGGCGATCGTGGCCAGCACCTGGCATCAGAAGATCTGCGATGCGCTGCTCGACGGGGCCCGGAAGGTGGCCGCCGACGCCGGCATCACCGACCCCACCGTGGTGCGGGTCCTCGGCGCGATCGAGATCCCCGTGGTGGCACAGGCTTTGGCCGCCAACCATGACGCCGTGATCGCGTTGGGTGTGGTGATCCGCGGGGAGACACCGCATTTCGACTACGTGTGCGACGCGGTGACCCAGGGGTTGACCCGGGTGTCGCTGGACGCGTCCACGCCGGTGGCCAACGGTGTGCTGACCACCGACACCGAAGCGCAGGCGCTCGACCGCGCCGGGCTGCCGGGTTCGGCCGAGGACAAGGGCGGTCAGGCCGCGGCCGCCGCGCTGTCCACCGCGTTGACGCTGCGCGAGCTACGCTCGCAGATATGA
- the ggt gene encoding gamma-glutamyltransferase, with protein sequence MRILRSARTVTALLAGGALVLAGCAGDGPRPIPAATVPCDIISNGTPVPPTPTAPPSPMAERELAINPELAIGYRKNMTAVHTKRYSVVTANPLATQAACRVLRDGGTAADALVTAQAMLGLVEPQSSGIGGGGFLLYYDAATATVEATDGREVAPAAATEDYLRWVSDADRTEPRPDVRASGRSIGVPGIVRLLADVHAKHGAMPWRDLFAPAVKLADDGFDVSPRLAAAIADAAEQLRLDPDAAAYFLDENGEPKPAGTRLTNPAYAKTLTAIASDGPDAFYTGPIAENIVAEVADATDGRTPGLMTTEDLARYTAKQREPLCTPYRGRQVCGMPPPSSGGLAVAATLAMLERFPMGDHRPTDIDRNGGRPTVAGVHLITEAERLAYADRDRYVADTDFVPLPGDGPRTLLDPGYLAARAAMISADHTVGTAPPGEFDAPAGAPVPVPEHGTSHISIVDAHGNAAALTTSIESSFGSFRMVDGFMLNNQLTDFAAEPVDEDGTPVANRVQPGKRPRSTMAPTMVFDPAPAGPPGARGQLFAVLGSPGGAAIIQFVVRTLVGVLDWGLDPQQAVSLVAFGAENSPTTRIGGEHPGIDTADDGAHDPLVQGLRALGHHVDLADQSSGLAVLVRDRDGWAGGADPRREGLVAGDTR encoded by the coding sequence ATGCGGATTCTGCGTTCCGCCCGCACCGTGACGGCGCTTCTCGCCGGTGGGGCCCTCGTGCTGGCCGGGTGCGCCGGTGACGGACCGCGTCCGATCCCGGCGGCGACCGTGCCGTGCGACATCATCTCCAACGGCACCCCGGTGCCGCCGACGCCGACGGCCCCGCCGTCCCCGATGGCCGAACGCGAACTGGCGATCAACCCGGAGCTGGCCATCGGCTACCGCAAGAACATGACCGCGGTCCACACCAAGCGGTATTCGGTGGTGACCGCCAACCCGCTGGCCACCCAGGCGGCCTGCCGGGTGCTGCGGGACGGCGGCACCGCGGCCGACGCGCTGGTGACCGCGCAGGCGATGCTCGGGCTGGTGGAACCCCAGTCGTCGGGGATCGGGGGCGGCGGCTTCCTGCTCTACTACGACGCGGCGACCGCGACGGTGGAGGCCACCGACGGTCGCGAGGTGGCGCCGGCCGCGGCCACCGAGGACTATCTGCGGTGGGTCAGCGACGCCGACCGCACCGAGCCCAGACCCGACGTCCGGGCGTCCGGCCGGTCGATCGGGGTGCCCGGGATCGTGCGGCTGCTGGCCGATGTGCACGCCAAGCACGGGGCGATGCCGTGGCGGGATCTGTTCGCGCCCGCCGTGAAGCTCGCCGACGACGGGTTCGATGTGAGCCCGCGGCTGGCCGCGGCGATCGCCGACGCCGCCGAGCAGTTGCGGCTGGACCCGGACGCCGCGGCGTACTTCCTGGACGAGAACGGTGAGCCGAAACCGGCCGGCACCCGGCTGACCAACCCGGCCTACGCCAAGACCCTGACCGCCATCGCATCCGACGGTCCGGATGCCTTCTACACCGGGCCGATCGCGGAGAACATCGTCGCCGAGGTCGCCGACGCCACCGACGGCCGGACCCCGGGCCTGATGACCACCGAGGACCTCGCCCGGTACACGGCGAAGCAGCGCGAACCGCTGTGCACCCCGTACCGGGGGCGGCAGGTGTGCGGGATGCCGCCGCCGTCGTCGGGCGGGCTGGCGGTGGCGGCCACCCTGGCCATGCTCGAACGCTTCCCGATGGGCGACCACCGGCCCACCGACATCGACCGCAACGGCGGGCGGCCCACCGTCGCGGGGGTGCACCTGATCACCGAGGCCGAGCGGCTCGCCTATGCCGACCGGGACCGCTACGTCGCCGACACCGATTTCGTACCGCTGCCCGGCGACGGTCCGCGGACCCTGCTCGATCCGGGCTATCTGGCCGCGCGGGCCGCGATGATCTCCGCCGACCACACCGTGGGCACCGCCCCGCCGGGCGAATTCGACGCACCCGCCGGAGCGCCGGTTCCGGTCCCCGAGCACGGCACCAGCCACATCAGCATCGTCGACGCGCACGGCAACGCCGCGGCGTTGACCACCTCCATCGAATCGTCGTTCGGCTCGTTCCGGATGGTCGACGGGTTCATGCTGAACAACCAGCTGACCGACTTCGCCGCCGAACCGGTCGACGAGGACGGGACGCCGGTGGCCAACCGGGTCCAGCCCGGCAAGCGCCCGCGCAGCACGATGGCCCCGACGATGGTGTTCGACCCGGCACCGGCCGGGCCGCCGGGGGCCCGCGGACAGCTGTTCGCGGTGCTGGGCTCGCCGGGCGGCGCCGCGATCATCCAGTTCGTGGTCAGAACGCTTGTGGGGGTTCTGGACTGGGGGCTGGACCCGCAGCAGGCGGTGTCGCTGGTCGCGTTCGGTGCGGAGAACTCCCCCACCACCAGGATCGGCGGTGAGCACCCCGGTATCGACACCGCCGACGACGGCGCTCACGACCCGCTGGTACAGGGACTGCGGGCGCTGGGCCACCACGTCGACCTGGCCGATCAGTCCAGCGGGCTGGCGGTGCTGGTGCGCGACCGCGACGGCTGGGCCGGTGGGGCCGATCCGCGGCGGGAAGGCCTGGTGGCCGGCGACACCCGCTGA